One part of the Humulus lupulus chromosome 9, drHumLupu1.1, whole genome shotgun sequence genome encodes these proteins:
- the LOC133801034 gene encoding uncharacterized protein LOC133801034 has translation MAKSEATNYGCFSGVLRRMLCTGNVPTHPSDNVADLIPNPTEFKSFQVKNPTKKPEVQAQTSPGVVARLMGLDSLPSDPKWVPNERARDSFSRSRSVNFAEYMLNFDVADAHHRRVRTSVSFRETPVSFQPQNREVLVVYLDDNVVDDDEYSNEKTTTKLEMGFGELNQGKVKQRSKKKSLEIKRDIQSSKAKNKKEENDNHKISRLKNEPRRKVLPQPSRKCNQKEAKLLDSVLPYKKVSQNDCSGAKSKALKTENRKKAPEKFAKKRKNPHATKKIQPVENNPENLVSDSFLDEVYDLLIQHDTLFSGEQLRPIKSNLMSEKPKDYSEINQRNLAEECVELAEQLGKLTEQDLTQSYWNSNSSSKNEIKLHFERFEEIGMDFEQPILDLLLNEVISDLVEISH, from the exons ATGGCCAAATCGGAAGCCACTAACTACGGCTGTTTTTCCGGCGTGCTCCGGCGAATGTTGTGCACCGGGAACGTTCCGACTCACCCATCTGACAATGTCGCGGATCTGATCCCGAACCCCACTGAGTTCAAATCGTTTCAGGTTAAAAACCCAACGAAGAAGCCTGAAGTTCAAGCCCAGACCAGCCCCGGTGTGGTGGCGAGGCTGATGGGTTTGGATTCACTACCTTCGGACCCCAAATGGGTCCCCAACGAAAGAGCTCGAGACTCTTTCTCTCGAAGCAGGTCAGTGAATTTTGCCGAGTACATGCTCAACTTTGATGTAGCCGACGCTCACCATCGTCGGGTGAGAACGTCGGTGTCGTTTCGTGAGACCCCGGTGTCTTTTCAGCCACAGAATCGAGAGGTTCTTGTCGTTTATTTGGACGATAATGTGGTTGATGATGATGAGTACTCTAACGAGAAAACAACGACGAAACTCGAGATGGGTTTTGGAGAATTGAACCAGGGGAAGGTGAAACAGAGGAGTAAGAAGAAGAGCTTGGAGATTAAACGAGACATTCAAAGCTCGAAAGCGAAGAACAAGAAGGAAGAGAATGATAATCACAAGATTTCTAGGTTGAAGAATGAGCCAAGGAGAAAAGTTCTACCGCAACCTTCGAGAAAATGTAACCAAAAAGAAGCTAAACTTTTGGACTCTGTTTTGCCATACAAGAAGGTTTCTCAAAACGACTGTAGTGGTGCAAAATCGAAGGCTTTGAAgacagaaaatagaaagaaagcacCGGAAAAGTTcgctaagaaaagaaaaaatcccCATGCAACTAAGAAAATTCAACCAGTTGAAAACAACCCAGAAAATTTAGTCTCGGATTCATTTCTTGATGAGGTCTACGATCTTCTCATTCAACATGATACTCTGTTTTCAG GAGAACAGTTAAGGCCTATTAAATCGAACTTAATGTCAGAAAAGCCAAAAGATTACAGTGAAATAAACCAAAGGAACTTGGCCGAGGAATGTGTAGAGCTGGCAGAACAACTTGGGAAGTTGACTGAGCAAGATTTGACTCAGTCATATTGGAATAGTAATAGTAGTTCTAAGAATGAAATAAAGCTTCATTTTGAAAGGTTTGAAGAGATTGGCATGGATTTTGAGCAACCTATTCTTGATTTGCTACTAAATGAGGTTATTAGTGACCTTGTAGAAATTTCTCATTAG